The following are from one region of the Streptomyces fradiae genome:
- a CDS encoding alpha/beta fold hydrolase, protein MSAQISFPVKSAAGPRTVTVTYERRGTGEPLLLLHGIGHLWQAWEPVIDVLATERDVIAVDLPGFGASPALPAPLAYDLTTVVPVLDAFCAALGVERPHVAGNSLGGLLALELGREKLVRSVTALSPAGFWSEAERRYAFTTLRAMRGAARAMPLPLIERLSRSAAGRTVLTSTIYARPARLSPESAVAETLSLRAATGFEQTLAAGRSVLFREDVTALPVTIAWGSRDRLLLRRQGIRAKQAIPGARLIRLPGCGHVPMNDDPALVARVILDGSAAAAA, encoded by the coding sequence ATGTCCGCACAGATCTCGTTCCCCGTGAAGTCCGCGGCCGGGCCGCGCACGGTCACCGTGACGTACGAGCGGCGGGGCACGGGCGAACCCCTGCTGCTGCTCCACGGGATCGGCCACCTCTGGCAGGCCTGGGAGCCGGTCATCGACGTGCTCGCCACCGAGCGGGACGTGATCGCCGTCGACCTCCCGGGCTTCGGCGCCTCCCCGGCACTACCGGCGCCGCTCGCGTACGACCTGACCACGGTGGTGCCGGTGCTCGACGCCTTCTGCGCCGCGCTCGGGGTGGAACGGCCGCACGTGGCGGGCAATTCGCTCGGCGGGCTCCTCGCCCTGGAGCTGGGCCGGGAGAAGCTGGTGCGGTCGGTCACCGCGCTCTCCCCCGCCGGCTTCTGGTCGGAGGCCGAGCGCCGCTACGCCTTCACCACCCTGCGTGCGATGCGGGGCGCCGCGCGGGCGATGCCGCTGCCGCTGATCGAGCGCCTGTCCCGCAGCGCGGCCGGCCGCACCGTCCTCACCAGCACCATCTACGCCCGCCCGGCCCGGCTCTCACCCGAGTCGGCGGTCGCCGAGACGCTGTCCCTGCGCGCGGCCACCGGCTTCGAGCAGACCCTCGCGGCGGGCCGCTCCGTGCTGTTCCGCGAGGACGTCACCGCGCTGCCCGTGACGATCGCCTGGGGCAGCCGCGACCGGCTGCTGCTTCGCCGCCAGGGCATCCGCGCCAAGCAGGCCATCCCGGGTGCCCGGCTGATCCGGTTGCCCGGCTGCGGTCATGTGCCGATGAACGACGACCCCGCCCTGGTGGCCCGGGTCATCCTGGACGGCAGCGCCGCCGCCGCGGCCTGA
- a CDS encoding PLP-dependent aminotransferase family protein: MRGQPAWELLLPAAAAPARQRGRSLQEALREAVRTGRLAVGTRLPSSRALAADLGVSRGLVTEAYEQLTAEGYLRSDRGSGTWVGGAARAAAPGVRDLAPRAPGVRVDFRPGTPDLSLFPRAAWGAAQRAVLSELAHRRLGYPDPRGLPELRAAVAALLARRRGVVADPERLVVCSGVAQAATLLGLALRARGHGAVGVEDPGSPEHGRLFAATGLDTVWLPVDEEGLVPGRLAASGVRAVVVTPSHQFPSGISYAAGRRAELLDWARSVDGFVFEDDYDGDFRYDRAPVGALQGLDPERVVYTGSVSKSLAPGLRLGWLLLPGELVEEVVERKRTMDLGNPVIDQAVLARYVSGGGYDRQLRRCQRAYRERRDALVAALERHFPGTVTSGIAAGLHVIARLPAAYGPTPAFLTAAEAAGVALRPLEEYGTGRPADGAVRLVIGYAHLTPAEIGRGVALVAAAGPGDGVG; the protein is encoded by the coding sequence ATGCGCGGCCAACCGGCCTGGGAGCTGCTGCTGCCCGCGGCGGCGGCTCCGGCGCGGCAGCGGGGGCGCTCGCTCCAGGAGGCGCTGCGGGAGGCCGTGCGCACGGGCCGGCTCGCGGTCGGGACGCGGCTGCCGTCGAGCCGGGCGCTCGCCGCCGACCTCGGGGTGTCCCGGGGCCTGGTGACGGAGGCGTACGAACAGCTCACGGCCGAGGGCTATCTGCGCAGCGACCGGGGGTCGGGCACCTGGGTGGGCGGGGCGGCGCGGGCCGCCGCGCCCGGTGTGCGGGACCTCGCGCCGCGCGCCCCGGGCGTACGCGTGGACTTCCGGCCCGGGACGCCGGACCTGTCGCTGTTCCCGCGGGCCGCGTGGGGCGCGGCGCAGCGGGCCGTCCTGTCCGAGCTGGCCCATCGGAGGCTCGGCTACCCGGATCCGCGCGGTCTTCCCGAGTTGCGGGCGGCGGTCGCGGCGCTGCTCGCGCGCCGGCGCGGGGTGGTGGCGGATCCGGAGCGCCTGGTGGTGTGTTCGGGGGTGGCGCAGGCCGCCACGCTGCTCGGCCTTGCGCTACGCGCGCGTGGGCACGGCGCGGTGGGCGTGGAGGATCCGGGCAGCCCGGAGCACGGCCGGCTGTTCGCCGCGACCGGCCTGGACACGGTGTGGCTGCCGGTCGACGAGGAGGGTCTGGTGCCGGGGCGGCTGGCGGCGTCCGGGGTGCGGGCGGTGGTGGTGACGCCCTCGCACCAGTTCCCGTCCGGGATCTCCTACGCGGCCGGCCGGCGGGCCGAACTGCTCGACTGGGCCCGGTCGGTGGACGGGTTCGTGTTCGAGGACGACTACGACGGGGACTTCCGCTACGACCGGGCGCCGGTCGGCGCGCTCCAGGGGCTCGATCCCGAGCGGGTGGTGTATACGGGCTCGGTGAGCAAGTCCCTCGCGCCGGGGCTGCGTCTGGGCTGGCTGCTGCTGCCCGGCGAGCTGGTCGAGGAGGTCGTGGAGCGCAAGCGCACGATGGACCTCGGCAATCCGGTGATCGACCAGGCGGTGCTCGCCCGTTACGTGTCGGGCGGCGGCTACGACCGGCAGCTGCGGCGCTGCCAGCGGGCCTACCGGGAGCGCCGGGACGCCCTGGTGGCCGCCCTGGAGCGGCACTTCCCCGGCACGGTGACCAGCGGCATCGCGGCCGGTCTGCACGTCATCGCGCGCCTTCCCGCCGCGTACGGGCCGACGCCGGCCTTCCTCACGGCGGCGGAGGCGGCGGGGGTGGCCCTGCGGCCCCTGGAGGAGTACGGGACGGGGCGCCCGGCGGACGGGGCGGTACGGCTGGTGATCGGCTACGCGCATCTGACGCCGGCGGAGATCGGGCGCGGGGTGGCGCTGGTGGCGGCGGCCGGCCCGGGGGACGGCGTGGGCTGA
- a CDS encoding alkaline phosphatase: MSQPTPGPAAGGPAPARRTVLRGSLAASAAALTVGGGAFASPAFAVSGRPSAAWGVQTGDVTAHAGLVWVRSDRPARMIVETSASESFRRVHRHHGPLLGPGTDFTGTTALRGLPAGEQIHYRVTLADPDDPRRTGEPVTGTFRTAPERRRDGVRFLWSGDIAGQGWGINPDIGGFRAYEEMRRLDPDFFLCSGDTIYADGVIQPSVTLPDGRIWRNVTTPEKSKVAETLAEYRGNFRYNLLDHNVRAFNAQVPSIVQWDDHEVRNNWYPGQLLDDVRYTEKDADVLASRASRAFAEYFPVSTLHARVGETRAEGRMHRVVRHGPLLDVFVLDMRSYRNANSPGRQADDTTGILGTEQLEWLKRELSRSRAVWKVLAADMPLGLVVTDGATDFEAVAQGDPGAPLGRELQIAELLRFIKHRRITGTLWLTADVHYTSAQHYVPERAAFKDFAPFWEFVSGPLAAGGFPANQLDATFGPDRVFVRAPDRANLSPMETPQYFGEVAIDGDSGELTVRLRAEGGLVLFSRTLQPGRVGQ, translated from the coding sequence ATGTCCCAGCCCACCCCCGGTCCGGCGGCCGGCGGCCCGGCGCCCGCCCGCCGTACCGTCCTGCGCGGTTCGCTCGCCGCTTCGGCAGCCGCCCTCACCGTCGGCGGCGGCGCGTTCGCGAGCCCGGCGTTCGCCGTGTCGGGGCGTCCGTCGGCCGCGTGGGGCGTGCAGACCGGTGATGTCACCGCGCACGCGGGCCTGGTGTGGGTCCGCTCGGACCGGCCCGCCCGCATGATCGTGGAGACCTCGGCGAGCGAATCGTTCCGCCGGGTGCACCGGCACCACGGCCCGCTGCTCGGCCCGGGCACGGACTTCACCGGCACCACCGCGCTGCGCGGCCTGCCGGCCGGCGAGCAGATCCACTACCGGGTCACCCTCGCCGACCCGGACGACCCGCGCCGCACCGGCGAGCCGGTCACCGGCACCTTCCGCACCGCGCCCGAGCGGCGCCGGGACGGGGTGCGGTTCCTGTGGTCCGGTGACATCGCCGGGCAGGGCTGGGGCATCAACCCGGACATCGGCGGCTTCCGCGCGTACGAGGAGATGCGCCGGCTCGACCCGGACTTCTTCCTGTGCAGCGGCGACACCATCTACGCGGACGGGGTCATCCAGCCGTCCGTGACGCTGCCCGACGGGCGGATCTGGCGGAACGTGACGACGCCGGAGAAGTCCAAGGTCGCCGAGACGCTGGCCGAGTACCGGGGCAACTTCCGCTACAACCTGCTCGACCACAACGTGCGGGCCTTCAACGCCCAGGTCCCGTCGATCGTGCAGTGGGACGACCACGAGGTGCGCAACAACTGGTACCCGGGGCAGCTCCTCGACGACGTCCGCTACACGGAGAAGGACGCCGACGTCCTCGCCTCCCGTGCCTCGCGCGCCTTCGCCGAGTACTTCCCCGTCTCCACGCTGCACGCGCGCGTGGGCGAGACCCGCGCCGAGGGCCGGATGCACCGGGTGGTGCGCCACGGCCCCCTGCTCGACGTGTTCGTGCTGGACATGCGCTCGTACCGCAACGCCAACTCGCCGGGCCGGCAGGCCGACGACACCACCGGCATCCTCGGCACCGAGCAGCTGGAATGGCTGAAGCGGGAGCTGTCCCGGTCCCGCGCGGTGTGGAAGGTGCTGGCCGCCGACATGCCGCTGGGCCTGGTCGTCACCGACGGCGCGACCGACTTCGAGGCCGTCGCCCAGGGCGACCCGGGCGCGCCGCTCGGCCGCGAGCTGCAGATCGCCGAGCTGCTGCGCTTCATCAAGCACCGGCGCATCACCGGCACCCTGTGGCTCACCGCCGACGTGCACTACACCTCGGCCCAGCACTACGTGCCCGAGCGCGCGGCCTTCAAGGACTTCGCCCCCTTCTGGGAGTTCGTCTCGGGCCCCCTGGCTGCGGGCGGCTTCCCGGCCAACCAGCTGGACGCCACCTTCGGCCCGGACCGCGTCTTCGTCCGCGCCCCGGACCGCGCGAACCTCTCGCCGATGGAGACCCCGCAGTACTTCGGCGAGGTCGCCATCGACGGCGACAGCGGCGAACTGACGGTGCGTCTGCGGGCCGAGGGCGGTCTGGTGCTGTTCAGCCGGACGCTGCAGCCGGGGCGGGTGGGGCAGTAG
- a CDS encoding SWIM zinc finger family protein, giving the protein MTRSVQALAYARPSALEPTGSGRLLGLETSGGLTPHGAEARPRFFSGFLTSPQVAARGLLAVADVAAARYYQRMRPGSLDPVVTGNGDRLRFESFSGCGGVYARLDVLSAGLDGAETGHGTTNVDVNNPLREALSRLTGGDPLHLRVGPEELAVTTLDGPVVEKKVPLPDRWLRGFAEAQVSSAGFDLRAELSGAEAVRFLRSLPRSQARGRGPMWVVQQGRTLRPTTRPVPGAVCLAGPDRLIALERVLRHATALRVYGPVPDGAAAAPSAWEVELPGMRLTLTLSPDPARGFSGEGGVLEALATEEAAQDAELVSVLLAWEPRIDLADLAEQSGLPVDRVRAALTRLGTAGRVGYDVAEAAYFHRELPYDADRAERHNPRLLSARALLAEGAVTLDGELATVASGERRYQVRETAHGRLTCTCTWWADYRGRRGPCKHALAVRMARRGAMTVESAGTAEAVAEGAR; this is encoded by the coding sequence ATGACGCGATCCGTACAGGCGCTGGCCTACGCACGCCCGTCCGCCCTCGAGCCCACCGGCTCCGGGCGGCTGCTCGGACTGGAGACCTCGGGGGGCCTCACGCCGCACGGCGCCGAGGCCCGGCCCCGGTTCTTCTCCGGGTTCCTCACCTCACCGCAGGTCGCCGCGCGCGGGCTGCTCGCCGTGGCCGACGTGGCGGCGGCGCGCTACTACCAGCGGATGAGACCGGGTTCGCTGGACCCGGTGGTGACGGGCAACGGGGACCGGCTGCGGTTCGAGTCGTTCTCGGGGTGCGGCGGGGTGTACGCGCGTCTGGACGTGCTGAGCGCGGGTCTCGACGGGGCGGAGACCGGGCACGGAACGACGAACGTCGATGTGAACAACCCGCTGCGGGAGGCCCTGTCGCGGCTGACCGGCGGCGACCCGCTGCATCTGCGGGTCGGTCCCGAGGAGTTGGCGGTGACCACCCTGGACGGGCCGGTCGTCGAGAAGAAGGTGCCGCTGCCGGACCGCTGGCTGCGCGGCTTCGCCGAGGCCCAGGTCTCGTCCGCCGGTTTCGACCTGCGGGCCGAGCTGTCCGGGGCGGAGGCGGTGCGCTTCCTGCGTTCGCTGCCGCGCTCCCAGGCGCGCGGCCGGGGCCCCATGTGGGTGGTGCAGCAGGGCCGGACGCTGCGTCCGACCACCCGCCCGGTGCCGGGCGCCGTCTGCCTCGCGGGCCCGGATCGACTGATCGCGCTGGAGCGGGTGCTGCGGCACGCGACGGCGCTGCGGGTGTACGGGCCGGTGCCGGACGGCGCGGCGGCCGCGCCGAGCGCCTGGGAGGTGGAGCTGCCGGGCATGCGGCTCACTCTCACCCTCTCCCCCGACCCGGCGCGCGGCTTCTCCGGCGAGGGCGGCGTCCTGGAGGCGCTGGCCACGGAGGAGGCGGCGCAGGACGCCGAGCTGGTCTCGGTGCTGCTCGCCTGGGAGCCGCGCATCGACCTCGCGGACCTGGCCGAGCAGTCGGGGCTGCCCGTGGACCGGGTGCGGGCGGCGCTGACCCGGCTCGGCACGGCCGGCCGGGTGGGTTACGACGTCGCCGAGGCGGCGTACTTCCACCGCGAGCTCCCCTACGACGCCGATCGCGCCGAGCGCCACAACCCGCGGCTGCTCTCCGCCCGGGCCCTGCTCGCGGAGGGCGCGGTCACGCTGGACGGCGAGCTCGCGACGGTGGCGTCCGGCGAGCGCCGCTATCAGGTACGGGAGACCGCGCACGGACGTCTGACCTGCACCTGTACCTGGTGGGCGGACTACCGGGGGCGGCGCGGCCCCTGCAAGCACGCGCTGGCGGTACGGATGGCACGACGCGGAGCGATGACGGTCGAGTCGGCGGGGACGGCCGAGGCGGTCGCGGAGGGCGCGCGATGA
- a CDS encoding DUF6493 family protein, with the protein MTGTTAMTTAMTTVETATEALLTAVREGRHREVPALLEPLDAAARKKALPRLKELRTEVRGWDWQQWNAQTEARRALRVAGAGCHTGAAAAAAWIASRDLTGWGQHTVDGVLEVLADRDPAWLGDVAGRLADRPGVADDDYHLVHTLVLRSGRPVPTTESYLRGWTRTVTDHRLVARLREDPQTPVLLPHVLALTETPDRLTWSVGPDAPTHWPTALKTLADEGVLDRAVLVDGCVSRLLRGGRARDLRFPLALLQTLGTTDEERRARIPDWLGMAADGPSPVAGHAQTILTELALDGGLTVTELAEMSGSVLFRSEKKLVRAQLTLLGKVLRSEPGAAAELLPVVTDAFGHEDTSLQERALALVGRHLKHVDESARTELSGAVELLSPVHRQAAAELFGVAAVSDDAPYEEVLPPAPERRPVAPPAELAELVEDLVSLERRPHDVVPEEFERALDGLVRHAHRDREALRAAVREAFAGAYWLEAGSRLGDGTRGLTDMLATVVGTARVTRTDAGHRPSCAHESLAWVLQSRVREAAWQLAQGKRVPFLLAAPSWHTGSIDAPVLVERLREYRDTGVQPLPLDLAQALLRVRKGGPAAAEAAVEAAALGTRAGERLAEWLTADASLAPGVRLQSRSRDKRGGQWWLADRVVLAVRERRVIREEFPPAFRWLGTEPTESPRGCGSYHWSGQRSLWPAVLPDDRETLAAWLLPTLAGGVEREERGATWALTALAESDGPVGPAVHLALAVGLGCFHAEDRLTAVDALLVLASRGELDAALLGARLAELLAEGSVKPNRLADAARTAAATGAYGTVRDVLLALLPSVLGDAKPARGSGELLAVAAECAERAGGSGEEVPGLAELAARKGTTQLVTQARRLAVALGQRAGQTRSESA; encoded by the coding sequence ATGACGGGGACGACGGCCATGACCACGGCCATGACCACGGTCGAGACCGCGACGGAAGCGCTGCTGACGGCGGTACGGGAGGGGCGGCACCGCGAGGTGCCCGCGCTCCTGGAACCCCTGGACGCCGCCGCGCGCAAGAAGGCGCTGCCGCGCCTGAAGGAGCTGCGCACCGAGGTGCGCGGCTGGGACTGGCAGCAGTGGAACGCGCAGACGGAGGCCCGCCGGGCGCTGAGGGTCGCGGGCGCCGGCTGCCACACGGGCGCGGCCGCGGCGGCGGCCTGGATCGCCTCGCGCGATCTGACCGGCTGGGGCCAGCACACCGTGGACGGCGTCCTGGAGGTCCTGGCGGACCGGGACCCCGCGTGGCTCGGGGACGTGGCGGGCCGGCTCGCCGACCGCCCGGGCGTCGCCGACGACGACTACCACCTGGTGCACACCCTGGTGCTGCGCTCCGGCCGTCCGGTGCCGACCACCGAGAGCTATCTGCGCGGCTGGACCCGGACGGTGACGGACCACCGGCTGGTGGCCCGGCTGCGCGAGGACCCGCAGACGCCGGTGCTGCTGCCGCACGTCCTGGCGCTGACCGAGACCCCGGACCGGCTGACCTGGTCGGTCGGACCGGACGCGCCCACGCACTGGCCGACGGCCCTGAAGACCCTCGCCGACGAGGGCGTGCTCGACCGCGCGGTCCTGGTCGACGGCTGCGTGTCCCGGCTGCTGCGCGGCGGCCGGGCCCGCGACCTGCGCTTCCCGCTGGCCCTGCTCCAGACCCTCGGCACCACGGACGAGGAGCGGCGGGCGCGGATCCCGGACTGGCTGGGCATGGCGGCGGACGGACCGTCCCCGGTGGCCGGCCACGCCCAGACCATCCTGACCGAGCTCGCGCTGGACGGCGGCCTCACGGTCACCGAGCTGGCGGAGATGTCGGGCTCGGTGCTGTTCCGCAGCGAGAAGAAGCTGGTACGGGCGCAGTTGACGCTGCTCGGCAAGGTGCTGCGAAGCGAGCCGGGCGCGGCGGCGGAGCTCCTTCCGGTGGTCACGGACGCCTTCGGGCACGAGGACACCTCCCTCCAGGAGCGGGCGCTCGCTCTGGTGGGCCGCCATCTGAAGCACGTGGACGAGTCCGCCCGGACGGAACTGTCCGGCGCCGTCGAGCTGTTGAGCCCGGTGCACCGGCAGGCCGCGGCCGAGCTCTTCGGCGTGGCCGCCGTGTCCGACGACGCGCCGTACGAGGAGGTCCTGCCGCCCGCGCCGGAGCGCCGCCCGGTGGCGCCTCCGGCCGAGCTGGCGGAACTCGTGGAGGACCTGGTCTCCCTGGAGCGACGGCCGCACGACGTGGTGCCGGAGGAGTTCGAGCGGGCGCTTGACGGTCTCGTACGGCATGCGCACCGGGACCGTGAGGCGCTGCGGGCGGCGGTGCGGGAGGCGTTCGCGGGGGCGTACTGGCTGGAGGCGGGGAGTCGCCTCGGCGACGGTACGCGGGGCCTGACGGACATGCTCGCCACCGTGGTGGGCACCGCGCGGGTCACCCGCACCGATGCCGGCCACCGCCCGTCCTGTGCGCACGAGTCGCTGGCCTGGGTGCTCCAGTCGCGGGTTCGTGAGGCGGCCTGGCAGCTCGCCCAGGGCAAGCGCGTGCCGTTCCTGCTGGCCGCACCGAGCTGGCACACCGGGTCCATCGACGCACCCGTGCTGGTGGAGCGGCTGCGGGAGTACCGAGACACTGGGGTGCAGCCCTTGCCCCTGGACCTGGCGCAGGCGCTGCTCCGGGTGCGGAAGGGCGGTCCGGCGGCGGCCGAGGCGGCAGTCGAGGCGGCGGCGCTCGGCACACGGGCGGGTGAGCGGCTCGCGGAGTGGCTGACGGCGGACGCCTCGCTCGCGCCCGGGGTGCGGCTGCAGTCCCGGAGCCGCGACAAGCGGGGCGGCCAGTGGTGGCTGGCAGACCGGGTGGTGCTCGCGGTGCGCGAGCGCCGCGTGATCCGTGAGGAGTTCCCGCCGGCGTTCCGATGGCTCGGCACCGAGCCGACCGAGTCCCCGCGCGGCTGCGGCTCGTACCACTGGTCCGGTCAGCGCTCCCTCTGGCCGGCCGTCCTCCCCGACGACCGGGAGACCCTGGCCGCCTGGTTGCTGCCCACTCTGGCCGGCGGAGTCGAGCGGGAGGAGCGCGGGGCGACCTGGGCGCTCACCGCCCTCGCCGAGTCCGACGGCCCCGTCGGCCCCGCCGTCCACCTGGCGCTCGCCGTCGGGCTCGGCTGCTTCCACGCCGAGGACCGGCTGACCGCCGTCGACGCGCTGCTCGTGCTGGCGTCGCGCGGCGAGCTGGACGCGGCGCTGCTCGGGGCGCGGCTCGCGGAGTTGCTGGCCGAGGGGTCGGTGAAGCCGAACCGGCTGGCGGACGCGGCTCGTACGGCGGCGGCGACCGGGGCGTACGGGACGGTGCGCGACGTGCTGCTCGCGCTGCTGCCGTCGGTGCTCGGCGACGCGAAGCCGGCCCGCGGGAGCGGGGAGCTGCTCGCGGTGGCGGCGGAGTGCGCGGAGCGGGCCGGCGGGTCCGGGGAGGAGGTGCCGGGGCTCGCGGAGCTCGCGGCGCGCAAGGGCACGACGCAGCTGGTGACGCAGGCGCGCCGACTCGCGGTCGCGCTCGGTCAGCGGGCCGGTCAGACCCGATCGGAAAGTGCTTGA
- a CDS encoding GNAT family N-acetyltransferase: MTHRKNARRLHHWRHDLIELAALFTAVVVADSIAKTVVKGPDGPYLLVFSAIALVATAAFHTWWARRHSHAPPADDPGGSGVTSPLPPDAVSGEAPTPVGDSAGTATSLWRLRTTVRDAPGSLAALCAVLARHGVDILTLQTHPLAEGTVDEFLLRAPAGLEAGVLTREIAAAGGTDTWTERADAHDLVDTPTRVLGLATRTALDAAELPLALRQLLGRCTLRSVPPVSLSGRPTGDHAPVEGVLEETAMRLRDPNGGTLVIERPYLPFTPTEFARARALVELDARLGPRLPRGLDVLTLPEGNDITVRRADQRDLAAARAMHDRCSERTLALRYHGPVGDADRYLDHLLSPRFGRTLAVQTASGRVVALGHLLWDGDETEVALLVEDEWQRRGIGSELLGRLVALAEEAGCDSVYAVTQSSNTGMVAAMRALNLPLDYQIEEGTLVITARLAGRPASAAGPRAESDVATPARPAPDSAGSPTGWRTRR, from the coding sequence ATGACGCACCGGAAGAACGCCCGCCGGCTCCACCACTGGCGGCACGACCTGATCGAGCTGGCGGCCCTGTTCACCGCCGTGGTGGTGGCCGACTCGATCGCCAAGACCGTGGTGAAGGGCCCCGACGGCCCTTACCTGCTGGTGTTCTCGGCGATCGCGCTGGTCGCCACGGCCGCCTTCCACACGTGGTGGGCCCGGCGGCACAGTCATGCGCCGCCCGCCGACGATCCCGGCGGCAGCGGGGTGACGTCCCCGCTGCCGCCGGACGCGGTTTCCGGCGAGGCCCCCACCCCCGTGGGGGACTCCGCCGGAACGGCCACCAGCCTGTGGCGGCTGCGGACCACGGTCCGCGACGCCCCGGGCAGCCTGGCCGCGCTGTGCGCGGTGCTCGCCCGGCACGGGGTCGACATCCTGACCCTGCAGACGCACCCGCTGGCCGAGGGCACGGTGGACGAGTTCCTGCTCCGCGCGCCCGCCGGTCTCGAGGCGGGCGTGCTCACGCGGGAGATCGCCGCGGCCGGCGGCACCGACACCTGGACCGAGCGCGCCGACGCCCATGACCTGGTCGACACCCCGACCCGGGTGCTCGGCCTGGCCACCCGCACCGCGCTCGACGCGGCCGAACTGCCCCTGGCGCTGCGCCAGCTGCTCGGCCGCTGCACCCTGCGCTCCGTACCGCCGGTCTCCCTCTCCGGCCGCCCGACCGGAGACCACGCCCCGGTGGAGGGGGTCCTGGAGGAGACCGCGATGCGGCTGCGCGACCCGAACGGCGGGACGCTGGTGATCGAGCGGCCGTATCTGCCGTTCACGCCCACCGAGTTCGCCCGGGCCCGCGCCCTGGTGGAGCTCGACGCCCGGCTCGGGCCGCGGCTGCCGCGCGGCCTGGACGTGCTGACGCTGCCCGAGGGCAACGACATCACCGTGCGCCGCGCCGACCAGCGCGACCTGGCCGCCGCGCGGGCCATGCACGACCGCTGCTCCGAGCGGACCCTGGCGCTGCGCTACCACGGCCCGGTCGGCGACGCCGACCGCTACCTCGACCACCTGCTCAGCCCCCGGTTCGGCCGGACGCTCGCCGTGCAGACGGCCTCCGGCCGGGTCGTCGCCCTGGGCCATCTGCTGTGGGACGGCGACGAGACCGAGGTCGCCCTGCTCGTCGAGGACGAGTGGCAGCGGCGCGGCATCGGCTCCGAACTCCTCGGCCGTCTGGTGGCGCTCGCGGAGGAGGCCGGCTGCGACAGCGTCTACGCGGTGACCCAGTCCTCCAACACCGGCATGGTGGCCGCCATGCGGGCGCTGAACCTGCCCCTCGACTACCAGATCGAGGAGGGCACCCTGGTCATCACCGCCCGCCTGGCCGGCCGCCCGGCGAGCGCCGCCGGCCCCCGGGCGGAGTCCGACGTGGCTACGCCCGCGCGGCCCGCTCCGGACTCCGCCGGCTCTCCGACGGGGTGGCGGACCCGGCGCTGA
- a CDS encoding PLP-dependent aspartate aminotransferase family protein, with protein sequence MTRNAHASSAESAPTRALATEAVHAGRDDLAELGLHAPPLDLSTTYPSRDARAEAARIDAFATTGVLPDGPPVYARLDNPTTGRFETALARLEGTDAAVAFASGMAALSAVLLARASQGLRHVVAVRPLYGCSDHLLNAGLLGTEVTWTDPAGVADAIRPDTGLVMVETPANPTLAEVDIRALAHSCGEVPLLVDNTFATPVLQRPAELGARIVLHSATKYLGGHGDVMGGVVACDEEFARTLRQVRFATGGVLHPLAGYLLLRGLSTLPVRVRAASATAADLVRRLAGDPRIARVHYPRIGGAMIAFEVYGDPHDVIGAVRLITPAVSLGSVDSLIQHPASISHRIVDPSDRRTGGISDRLLRMSVGLEDVEDLWRDLTQALSAGSATPSESRRSPERAARA encoded by the coding sequence ATGACCAGGAACGCCCATGCGTCCTCCGCCGAGTCCGCCCCCACCCGGGCACTCGCCACCGAAGCCGTGCACGCCGGCCGCGACGACCTCGCCGAGCTCGGTCTGCACGCCCCGCCGCTCGACCTGTCCACCACCTACCCGTCCCGCGACGCCCGGGCGGAGGCGGCCCGCATCGACGCGTTCGCCACCACCGGCGTCCTCCCGGACGGCCCGCCGGTCTACGCCCGCCTGGACAACCCCACCACCGGGCGCTTCGAGACCGCCCTTGCCCGCCTGGAGGGCACCGACGCCGCGGTCGCCTTCGCCAGCGGCATGGCGGCGCTCAGCGCCGTGCTGCTCGCCCGCGCGAGTCAGGGTCTGCGGCACGTGGTGGCGGTCCGCCCGCTGTACGGCTGCAGCGACCACCTGCTGAACGCCGGACTGCTCGGCACCGAGGTCACCTGGACCGACCCGGCCGGCGTCGCGGACGCCATCCGGCCCGACACCGGCCTGGTCATGGTCGAGACCCCGGCCAACCCGACCCTCGCCGAGGTGGACATCCGGGCCCTGGCCCACTCCTGCGGCGAGGTGCCGCTCCTGGTCGACAACACCTTCGCCACCCCGGTGCTCCAGCGGCCCGCCGAGCTCGGCGCGCGGATCGTGCTGCACAGCGCCACCAAGTACCTCGGGGGTCACGGCGACGTCATGGGCGGTGTCGTCGCCTGCGACGAGGAGTTCGCCCGTACCCTGCGCCAGGTGCGCTTCGCCACCGGCGGCGTGCTGCACCCGCTGGCCGGCTATCTGCTGCTGCGCGGCCTGTCCACGCTTCCGGTACGGGTACGGGCCGCCTCGGCGACCGCCGCCGACCTGGTCCGGCGGCTGGCCGGCGACCCGCGGATCGCGCGCGTGCACTATCCGCGGATCGGCGGGGCGATGATCGCCTTCGAGGTGTACGGCGACCCGCACGACGTGATCGGCGCGGTACGGCTCATCACGCCGGCGGTCAGCCTCGGCAGCGTCGACTCGCTCATCCAGCACCCCGCCTCGATCAGCCACCGCATCGTCGATCCCTCGGACCGGCGCACCGGCGGCATCAGCGACCGGCTGCTGCGCATGTCCGTGGGCCTGGAGGACGTCGAGGACCTGTGGCGGGACCTCACACAGGCGCTCAGCGCCGGGTCCGCCACCCCGTCGGAGAGCCGGCGGAGTCCGGAGCGGGCCGCGCGGGCGTAG